A section of the Castanea sativa cultivar Marrone di Chiusa Pesio chromosome 12, ASM4071231v1 genome encodes:
- the LOC142621357 gene encoding histone H4-like, which yields MTGCRKGGKGLGKGGAKRHRKVLRDNIQGITKPAIQRLARRGGVKRISDLIYEETRGVLKIFLENVTRDAMTYIEHARRKTMTAMDVVYALKRQGRTLYGFGG from the coding sequence ATGACAGGTTGTAGAAAGGGAGGCAAGGGATTGGGCAAAGGAGGAGCCAAGAGGCACAGGAAGGTTCTAAGAGATAACATTCAGGGAATCACAAAGCCAGCCATTCAGAGATTGGCGAGGAGAGGAGGAGTCAAGAGGATCAGCGACCTCATCTACGAAGAAACCAGAGGAGTCCTCAAGATCTTCTTGGAGAACGTGACTCGTGACGCCATGACTTACATTGAGCACGCTAGGAGGAAAACTATGACCGCCATGGATGTGGTCTATGCGCTCAAGAGGCAGGGAAGGACCTTGTATGGTTTTGGGGGTTGA
- the LOC142618805 gene encoding F-box protein PP2-B10-like isoform X1 yields MMRKEREGEGERNGPPLTLGADISVLPEGCISDIFSLTSPKDACRVCAVSPIFRAAAESNAVWERFLPSDYQAIIARSSSSSSSESLNLCSKKQIYLSLSDNPILIDDSKKSFFLDKSSGKKCYLLSARELSIVWGNTPTYWRWISLPEAEAEASRFPEVAELNYVWFFDIGCKMSTSILSPKTHYAAYLVYKLRSTASGFGGRPFRASVETIGGGEVHEQTVHLGLFVMEPNQQHTSRPKQRKDGWLEIELGQFFNEGGEDDELQVKLMELSNFHQKTGLIVEGIEIRPTKGAGQDQ; encoded by the exons ATgatgagaaaagagagagaaggagaaggagaaagaaatggTCCACCCTTGACCTTGGGTGCAGACATATCAGTATTACCAGAGGGATGCATATCGGACATATTTTCATTGACGAGCCCTAAGGATGCTTGCAGAGTGTGTGCGGTTTCTCCTATATTCCGTGCGGCTGCAGAGTCCAACGCTGTTTGGGAGAGGTTCTTGCCGTCCGATTATCAAGCCATCATTGCtcgatcatcatcatcatcatcatcggaATCCTTGAATTTGTGTTCTAAGAAACAGATCTACCTCAGTCTCTCCGATAACCCCATACTAATTGACGACTCTAAAAAG AGCTTTTTCTTAGACAAATCGAGTGGTAAGAAATGTTACCTTCTTTCTGCAAGGGAACTGTCCATTGTATGGGGTAACACTCCTACGTATTGGAGATGGATTTCTCTACCTGAAGCTGAAGCTGAAGCATCCAG GTTCCCAGAGGTAGCGGAACTTAATTATGTGTGGTTTTTTGACATCGGCTGTAAGATGAGTACTTCCATTCTGTCTCCCAAAACACACTATGCCGCTTACCTTGTGTACAAGTTGAGGAGCACAGCCTCTGGATTTGGTGGCCGTCCTTTCAGGGCTTCAGTTGAAACTATTGGAGGAGGTGAAGTTCATGAACAAACTGTTCATTTGGGCCTGTTTGTCATGGAGCCAAACCAGCAGCACACTTCGCGTCCCAAGCAGAGAAAAGATGGATGGTTAGAGATTGAGTTGGGTCAATTTTTCAATGAGGGAGGAGAAGATGATGAACTGCAGGTTAAACTTATGGAGTTAAGCAATTTTCACCAGAAGACTGGCCTCATTGTTGAAGGGATCGAGATCAGGCCAACAAAGG GGGCAGGACAAGACCAGTAG
- the LOC142618805 gene encoding F-box protein PP2-B10-like isoform X2, protein MMRKEREGEGERNGPPLTLGADISVLPEGCISDIFSLTSPKDACRVCAVSPIFRAAAESNAVWERFLPSDYQAIIARSSSSSSSESLNLCSKKQIYLSLSDNPILIDDSKKSFFLDKSSGKKCYLLSARELSIVWGNTPTYWRWISLPEAEAEASRFPEVAELNYVWFFDIGCKMSTSILSPKTHYAAYLVYKLRSTASGFGGRPFRASVETIGGGEVHEQTVHLGLFVMEPNQQHTSRPKQRKDGWLEIELGQFFNEGGEDDELQVKLMELSNFHQKTGLIVEGIEIRPTKG, encoded by the exons ATgatgagaaaagagagagaaggagaaggagaaagaaatggTCCACCCTTGACCTTGGGTGCAGACATATCAGTATTACCAGAGGGATGCATATCGGACATATTTTCATTGACGAGCCCTAAGGATGCTTGCAGAGTGTGTGCGGTTTCTCCTATATTCCGTGCGGCTGCAGAGTCCAACGCTGTTTGGGAGAGGTTCTTGCCGTCCGATTATCAAGCCATCATTGCtcgatcatcatcatcatcatcatcggaATCCTTGAATTTGTGTTCTAAGAAACAGATCTACCTCAGTCTCTCCGATAACCCCATACTAATTGACGACTCTAAAAAG AGCTTTTTCTTAGACAAATCGAGTGGTAAGAAATGTTACCTTCTTTCTGCAAGGGAACTGTCCATTGTATGGGGTAACACTCCTACGTATTGGAGATGGATTTCTCTACCTGAAGCTGAAGCTGAAGCATCCAG GTTCCCAGAGGTAGCGGAACTTAATTATGTGTGGTTTTTTGACATCGGCTGTAAGATGAGTACTTCCATTCTGTCTCCCAAAACACACTATGCCGCTTACCTTGTGTACAAGTTGAGGAGCACAGCCTCTGGATTTGGTGGCCGTCCTTTCAGGGCTTCAGTTGAAACTATTGGAGGAGGTGAAGTTCATGAACAAACTGTTCATTTGGGCCTGTTTGTCATGGAGCCAAACCAGCAGCACACTTCGCGTCCCAAGCAGAGAAAAGATGGATGGTTAGAGATTGAGTTGGGTCAATTTTTCAATGAGGGAGGAGAAGATGATGAACTGCAGGTTAAACTTATGGAGTTAAGCAATTTTCACCAGAAGACTGGCCTCATTGTTGAAGGGATCGAGATCAGGCCAACAAAGGGTTAG